The region ACGACTAACGAGCCGACGACCACGGCGATCGCTACTCGGTTGTTCTCAACCCGTGATTGCGTCTGGTCCGATCCCGACATCGATCGCTCGAGGATGCTACCAGTTCCGGACGTGAAACGGTTGCACCTGCACGTTCCATCGGCGATCAGGGAGCAGGTGTGCATTCGCCGTTAGGAACTCGACCGTCCTGACCCGATTCGTGAACAGCGATACTCGAGGAGAGTGCGTTCGCTCGAGTGGAGGGAACTAGAGTGGGTTGACGAAAAGGGGTGAGAATTGGCGAGAATTGGCGAGAGTCGGCGAGGGTTGGGATTTGAACTACGCGAAGACGGTCCAGAACGCTCGTTTCACTCGCGTTCGGGCTGCGACTTCTCTCGTTCATATCCCGCTTGTCGCATACACGACTCTCACAGTCGTTCGAGTCGGTATGCGAGGGTTGGGATTTGAACTACGCCGAGACGGTCGCCCTCGCTTCGCTCGGGCGCTGCGACTCGTTTACTTCAAATCCCGCTTGCCGCAGTTGCCACTCACGGGTGTTCGTGGCAACATGCGAGGGTTGGGATTTGAACCCAAGGACCCCTACGGGAGCGGGTCTTAAGCCCACCGCCGTTGGCCTGCTTGGCTACCCTCGCGCAGAATGCACTCGTTCGTTGGCCATACGGTGGGATGTGCGTTTCGGTGTCGGCCGAGTGCGATCGAACGCGGCAAACACTCCAGCTCTACGGCGGGCGGTGCGTTTCAGGTCGACTCGAGAAACACTACCAGTCGACGCTGAGCGTGCCGTCGCCGTGTGGATCCGGTGCGATCTCCTCGTCTGTCCGTCGGTCGACGACGTGGATACAGCCCTCGTCTTTCTTCGCAGGACAGATCTCCGCCGCACGAACGTTGTGCTCGAGGTCGTCCTCGTCGAAGAAGTAGGTGTTCGGCTTGGCGATTCCGGAGGCGATAGACATCTCCCAGTTGTCGCTGACCTCGGCGCACTTGCCTGCGCCGAAGCACTTGTTGGCCTCGAAGATGAGTTTGTAGGGCTTTTCCTCGATGGGCGGGGCGTCGCTCGAGCCAACGTCGCTCGCACGCTGGATACCGTCGTCGTCGCTCATTGCTAGCCTATTCGACCGAGCCGACTTTCAGGTTACGGTCGCCGCGAACGAGGCCCCAGAGAATCATACTGAGACTGGAGTCGGTCACACTGAGACTGCGTGAGTTACGTTGAAACGGCGGGTTCCGGAAGGTCGTACGTGACGCCGGTCAACTCGCTCGAAACGTCCCAGAGCCGACGAGCCGTTTCCCGGTCGTAGGATCGATCCGAGGACGCCTGCCGAACGGGAGCGCCCCGCATGTTCGCCAGTCCGCCGGGGCCGTAGTACGCCCCGCCGTCGACGTCGGGTGCCGTCGCCGCGTAGAGCGTCGGGAGGGCCCCCTCCTCAGCCGACTGGGCGAAGACGGCATTCATGAGTCGACGGAGCGCCGTGTGAATCCACGTTCCGCGTCCCTCGATTCCGCGAAATTGCAGTTGCGTATCCGCGTATCCGGGGTGGACGGCGACGCTCGTGGCGTTCACGTCGCCCGCTCGAAACCGTCGCTCGAGTTCGTAGGCGAACAACACGTTCGCGAGTTTCGACTGGGCGTAGGCGTCCCAGCCGTCGTAGCTCCCCTCGCCGTGGAGGTCATCGAAGTCGATCATACCGCGTTCGTGAAGTCCGCTCGAGACCGTCACCACCCGCGCAGGGTCCGATTCGTCGTCGGTCCGAAGTCGCTCGAGGAGGAGCCCCGTGAGCGCGAAGTGGCCGAGGTGATTGACGCCGAATTGAGTCTCGAACCCGTCTTCGGTCTCCCGACGCGGAATCGCCATCGTTCCGGCGTTGTTGACCAACACGTCTACCGGTTCGTCCGCAAGCCGTGAGGCG is a window of Natronorubrum sediminis DNA encoding:
- a CDS encoding ferredoxin, with translation MSDDDGIQRASDVGSSDAPPIEEKPYKLIFEANKCFGAGKCAEVSDNWEMSIASGIAKPNTYFFDEDDLEHNVRAAEICPAKKDEGCIHVVDRRTDEEIAPDPHGDGTLSVDW
- a CDS encoding oxidoreductase, encoding MGWSATDIPDQHGRTAVVTGANSGIGLETTRELARHGARVIMACRDAASGEQAARDVRADVPEADLRVESCDLASLESIHEFASRLADEPVDVLVNNAGTMAIPRRETEDGFETQFGVNHLGHFALTGLLLERLRTDDESDPARVVTVSSGLHERGMIDFDDLHGEGSYDGWDAYAQSKLANVLFAYELERRFRAGDVNATSVAVHPGYADTQLQFRGIEGRGTWIHTALRRLMNAVFAQSAEEGALPTLYAATAPDVDGGAYYGPGGLANMRGAPVRQASSDRSYDRETARRLWDVSSELTGVTYDLPEPAVST